In Campylobacter sp., the DNA window GGCAAAATGCGAGCCCTTATAGGCGCTAAAAAACGAGCTTAGCGCGTAGCAGAGCAGAAATATGATCCCGCCTATGCCTAAAATTTGGGTAAGAAGCGAGCCTTGCTTAAGGGCGCCGCCGATTAAAAATATCCCTACGGCCGTAAATACGGCATCGCTTAGCGCGCAAACCATGCAAACAGCCGCGACATGGTTTTTCGCAAGGCCTTGGGAGATGACGAAGATATTCTGCGCGCCGATCGCGACGATGAGCGAGAGCATCAGCGCGGCTCCTTGCAAGAAAATTCCGATCGGCAAGGAGTTCAAGACCGCGCCTCTACTTATTTTTACTTTCGCAGGCGGAGCTTTGCATCGCGGCATCGGCGGTATCGGAGCCGTCTACCGCCGCACTTTCGGGCGCAGCGTCAGGCTCATTATCGCCCGCGGAAATTTTAGACGCGAAATCCTCGGCGCCTGTGAAATTTTCACCCGCAGCGGCATTATTTGAAGAAACTGTATTATTCGGCGCGGCGGAGCTTTGTTCGTTTAAATTTGAAGCGCCCTTTAAATTCTGCGCGCCGTTTGAATCAGCGGCGCCATTAGAATTTTGCGCGGCAAAGTCCTGCGCCACGCCGAAATTCTCGGTGCCTAAATTTTCACCTAAATTTTGTGCGCCGCAGGAACTTTGCGCATCGAAATTTTGCGAAGCGGAATTCTCATCGCGAAAATTTTTAGCTTTAAAATTTTTAGCGCCACTCGCGTTTTTTTTACAGCCCTTAGCGCCTTTGCGAATCTTTGGAGCGGCTTGTTCTTCCTCAGAGCTTTGCGAAAGACCCGCTTTTTCGCGCAAAATTTTGCTCAGCTCGTAGATCGAAATTTCAAAAGAGCCCGGTAGCGTGGCCTCCGTGTCGCTGTAAAATCGCAAAAAGTTAAAGCGGTCCTGTGCCTGCGGCGTTTTTTTGAATACAAAATTTAAAAGCTCCGTTTTGTTTCTGCCCGCGACGAAGGTTTTTGTGCCTAAATTTGCTATATCTTTGTATTCGAAGCTCTCGGAATTTGCCCCGCGCACGATCGTAAAAGCATCCTCACCGATCTGCAAATAATTTTTCGCGCCGAGTCTAAGCGCGCAAAAAAACGCGCAAAATGCCGCCACTACGGAAGCAAAAAGCGCCGCACCGCCAAAGCCCGCGTGGTAGCAATATCCGCTAGCGAGCGCCAAAATCGTCGATCCCGCCAGCGTCATCGCTACGGGCTTTTTATTCTCTTTTACTATCATCTTCCCTGCTTAATCATCTGTCTTATATACTCGTAAATTTTAAAATTTAGCGCATCCATTACCGCATCTTTGGAACCCGGATTTTTGATGCTTTGGTAGTTGAGGTTCGTTACGTAATCCTTCCACGCGCCCTTGTTTTTAACGCTTATGTAGAGGCTAATCTGCGAGTCGTAGAAGTAGTCTCTGTAATAATCGTCGTCGTCCCAAGGATCGTATCCGAACGGCATCCCCCAGCCTACGCCCCAGCCAGTATATCTGTAATATCTGCCAAATCCCATACCGAAGCTAAATCTCGGATTATCCCACGATCTGCGCGAAAAATCCGCCTTGCGGAAGTAGTTGAGATTGCCACCGATTTGGACGTTCGCCGCACTTTTATTTACGACCTTAAATCCATCCGCACGCAGATGTTGGATCATTACTTGGGTTAAATTTGAATCCGTCGTCGAGGTGTTGGTAAAATTTACGCTTATGAGCTTATCCTGCGGAAATTCCATAATGTGAAGCGGCTCGGAAGTGCGCACGATACCGCTATTTACGGGCACATTTTTAGAGCAGCCCGTAAAAATCAAAAACGCCGAAATGACCAAAAAAAGTGAAATTTTATTTTTCAAGACGGATCCTTTCGCTTAAGATTTCAAATCTTAAATTTGAGTGATTGTAGCATAAATTTAAAATTTTAATGTCAGCAAGAAGCGATTTTTTGAAATAATCTAGTGGCGAAAGGGCAAGAGTGGAATTATTAAATAAAATTTTGCGCCGAGCGACCGCTAAATTTAAAGCCGTCGCTCGGTTGAAATTTCTACGAAAAGAATCGGGATTTTAAACCGGAGGCGTTTAAAATTCCACAATCTTATAGGCTCACGCCGCGCGTAAGTACGCGCTTGCGATAAACCTCCGAAACTCTGCTCGCGTCGCCCACGATTAGAGCGTTCGTGCAGCAGATCGCCGCACACATCGGAACCTTACCCTCTGCGATGCGGTTTTGACCATATTTATGTAGCTCTTCGTGCGAAAACGTAGGCTCCGGTCCACCCGCGCACATAGTGCATTTATCCATCGCGCCTTTAATACCGAAAGCTCCGTCTCTAGGGAATTGCGGAGCGCCGAACGGACACGCGTAGAGGCAATATCCGCAGCCGATACATTTATCTTTGTCGTGCAAAACGACGCCGTCGGTTCTGATATAGAAGCATTGAACCGGGCAAACCTGCGCACAAGGCGCATCGGTGCAGTGCTGGCAAGCGATAGAGCTTGAAACCTCCTGCCCCTCTATGCCCTCGTTTAAAGTGATAACCTTGCGCCTATTTATCTGCACGGGAACCTCGTGCGCCGAGCTGCAGGCTACCTGGCAACCATAGCAAGCGATGCAACGCTCGACGTCGACGTAAAATTTTAATCTTGCCGGCATTTTATCTCCTTATGCTCTTTCTAGTCTGCAAAGACCGGCGTTGAATTCCGAAATTTGCGTATTTATATCAAAGCCGTAGTTGGTAATCGTATTTGAGCTCTCGCCTCTGATATATGGCTTAGTGCCCTCAGGATAGCGCTCGCTTAGATCCTCGCCCTGGAAAATTCCCGCGAAGTTATACGGCATAACAATACGATCAGGCGTTACGGCGTGCGAATAGATGCACTTGACTTTGATCTTCGTGCCTTGCGGCGAATGAATCCACATCATCTCACCATCTTTGATACCTTTATCAGCGGCAAGCTTAGGATTTACGTGCGCAAACATCTCCGGAGTAATCGCTGAAAGATACTTGCTCGTGCGCTCAATCATGCCCGCACCGCTTAAATTTACAAGCCTTAACGAGCTTACGATAGTAGGGAAGTCCTTGCTCCAATCCTGCTTTTTCTGCTCGGAGATAAATCTCGTAAAGACGCGGAAATTTCGTTTTTGATCCGCAAAGGTCGGATATTTCTCTACCAA includes these proteins:
- the fdh3B gene encoding formate dehydrogenase FDH3 subunit beta, which gives rise to MPARLKFYVDVERCIACYGCQVACSSAHEVPVQINRRKVITLNEGIEGQEVSSSIACQHCTDAPCAQVCPVQCFYIRTDGVVLHDKDKCIGCGYCLYACPFGAPQFPRDGAFGIKGAMDKCTMCAGGPEPTFSHEELHKYGQNRIAEGKVPMCAAICCTNALIVGDASRVSEVYRKRVLTRGVSL